Below is a genomic region from Brassica oleracea var. oleracea cultivar TO1000 chromosome C9, BOL, whole genome shotgun sequence.
ATATTTTCAATCAATACTAAAATATTGACACGTCGATATTTGTAGCATGCATTTCATAACCCAAAAAGCCTCAGAGTTCTGCATGCATTAATAGCATTTTTCTCCACTAATTTTTAGCTCTCCAAAATTTGATTTTTTCTGTAGATTTTGTTCAAGCCCAACTATAACCATTAAAGAATGAGTTTTGGTCCATGATCCATCAATCATACAAATATTTTTTGTAACCTTACGGTTTGTATAGATGATTGGCTATGTCATTCGTCTGGTTCCTTCACTCTTTTGATGTTAAACTCAAATTATGTTTGGCATTCTGGTTTCGCATTCCTAAAAGTTTCTAAATTGTCCCTATTAATTTATTCGAAAAGTTTACCAGAAAAGGCCCTTGCTTGCAACTAGTTGCAAGGAAGAAGCTGTGAAGAAGCCATCTGTGCAGTTAGTTGCTAGGAGAAAGGGTTGGATGTTAAGATGGCCATTTTCAGTCGAAAATCGTTTTATATAACTTTATTTGGTTTTACAAAGGTCATTTCATAAAATTTTGTTTAGTTTGGTCTTACGATTTTGTGGAGTTCGGTGATTCTACAAGTTGAGGAAATTTTAAAATTTATGTACATTTAACAAATTTTATCGTATATTTTTATATTGATTTCCATAAGTTGTTATTAATTTCTATAGAATTCTATTGATTGCTATTATTTTTATAAAATAATAAATTAATGATAATACGATAAAGGAAAAGGGAATAATATCAATTTTGTTCCTGCAAATTTCACAAAAGATCCAATATATTTGAGTTTTCAAGATTGTCATATAGTTTTGCAGCTTTTGTTGATTATCACCAAAAATAGATTATGCTAACAGTGTTGGATTAACAAAAGTATATTACGCTAATATTTTATGATATATAAGTTTTCATACTGTTTTGCAAAAAAAAATTGTTTATGAATCGTACTGATAAGATTATCAAAAAGTTGTGATTTAAGTGATTGTATTATTCAGTTATGTGTGTTTGTGTGTTTTTATTACAAAGATTTTAAAAATTTTACTAGAGGTTGATCCGCACGATCGTGAAGATGTTGTTTTCATTTTTATGTATATATATTTAAATATTTGTATTATTTTTCAAATACCTAAATTTTATAGTTTGTTTGTTTTATTCAATTTTTTTTTAACTTTGGATATATTAGTGTGTCCCAATCATTGCACCGAGAGTCAAATACAACAGATCCAACATATATGTGTTGCTTTTCCATCAATTTTAGCATTTTAAAGAAATTTTTGATACTATGTTGAATGCACAAATTGTTTGACAATAAGTATAGCGTACCCCCTAATTCAACCTAGAGATCGAGGAAATTCAATAAAACAAATATTCATGTCACTTGCGTGATAAGCATGAAACCATAGCAAGGATAATGTGATTATCACGTTTCACAATTTTACTGTTTACATATGTTATAGTCTTATGAAATATTTGTTGCTTTAACTTGATTTATTATGATTATCACGCACACATTTTATTTATATCAAAGTAATAAATCATACTATAGAACGACTTATTTCATATTATTTTATAGAGAGGTCAGATAAAATATTCAGTACCGTATAAATAAGACCAAACACGGGAAAAAAATCATAGAAGATTGCAGACTTAATAAACAAAACTTTTGAGTTTTCAAGAAATTAACGCACTGTCTATTGCAAGAGATGCAGTCCATTTAGCTGTACACAGTCGGAGTATTATAAATGGTATAAGAGCCAAATCCAATATAGAGTTACACTAATATGAGTGACGATCCTAGAGCGCAATGAGAACGTTATGTTTTGTGAGGAGTGATTGTAATATTCTTGTTTGTGATATACGTTAAAAAGTTCAAGAGAATTGATTTACATAACTATTTTTAAAGTGTATTTATCATTTCGGATATGTATCCAAAGAGAAATTTAGAAATAAGTGTGCTTTATCTTGAGTATTCAATAGATGGATGATCTATTGAAAAATTTCATAATCTCGTGTGAGTGAGATCAAACCACGAAAAAAGTTCACATGACAATTGTAAGATCATAAATAAACAAAATTTTTGAATTTCCAAAAAAACTAATGTTTTGTCTACGGGTCAAGTAGCAAACATGAAAAATACACTAGCCGTAGGTGGTCGGACCATTATAGTATTATTTGTTCCTTTGGAACAATGAATATTCTCTGGTAAATCATATATTACCATATTTTCTATTTAAAGATTATCTAAATATTAAATATTAGATTTACATTTTATAGTTCGATGAATTTAAACTTAAATTTTGATAAATTACAAAACCTCAAATTTAAAATGTAAATGTAAATTTTAAATATGTGTATGCGTGTCATGATCATGTTTAAAGTATATAAACGGCATGTGTTACACTGCTATAGTGACTTTATATTATTACTAATTATACAAAAGTTTTTTTTCGCGGCTAACAAATGTATATTAACTACTCTAAACCCCAATGGATTATATAATAATAAGAAGCAGGCTATCACGTCTCTCTCTCTCTCTCTCTCTCTCTCTCTCTCTCTCTCTCTACTGCTCCTTCTGCTTCTGTATAAATTTGCCACCTCATATCCTCTCTCTCATGCTTTCCTCTAATTCTCCATAGAAGTTCTAAATCTCCTTCAAAGCTGATGAAGGTTAATATTGCTTACTTCTATCGAATTTATTTTATACCTTATCATGTTGGATTTTTTTAGCTTTAAAATTTATTTAGTTCTCATTCTTTTGTCTTTTACACAATTTCATCCATACATAGCTCAAATACTAATAATAAAAAGCGATACAATGGCCACTAAAAATTTACAACGTTCTTTGCTGATAAAAAAAGTACGTAGCATAATCTTATAGAACTTACAAGTTATATATTTTTCATACAAATAAGAACGTAGCATAATCTTTCTAACAACTTTTTTACAACTAAAAAAAATATATATATATATATATATATTTGTGAACATTTTTCTCGTACATACAAATTTGGGTTATACAAAACACATAAGCTGATGAACTGAAATCTTGAATTTTTTACCTCGCTTGGTCAGGCTCAAGGAATGCCTGAAAAGCAACTAGGAGTGCTTAAGGCACTTGATGTTGCGAAGACGCAACTGTACCATTTCACGGCGATTCTCATTGCTGGAATGGGTTTCTTTACTGATGCCTACGATCTCTTCTGTGTCTCTCTGGTGACCAAACTCCTTGGCCGCATCTACTACTGTTGGGAAAATTATCCAATATCGATGAGATGAAGATGGTATTAGACAACTAGAAAATTTAAGAAGAAGACTCTTAATATTTAGGAAAGGGTTTACTACAAAGATTTTGTTTTTGGAAACTCTCTCTTACAAATATTTTCTCTCTTTGTTTTTCTTGATTCTTGGATGATTACAAATGGTGCTAAGCACCCCTATTTATACAAGTGAAGGAGCACACTCCAACAAGTTCTAGATTTCTCTAAATTATTATTTATTTCAAAATATCTAACTCCATAACTTTCTCTCTTCTTCTACACAATTCTTCTTCTATACTTCTCCACTTTTCTCTAGATGTTTCTTCTTCTTGGACTAAGGCTTGATTATGATTTGATTAGTTTTGGGCTTAAATAGGGAAATCCAACAAATCTCCCCCTTCCCGATTTAGCCCGAAACAGTCGCCATGCCTGTGCCTTTGCAGCAATCTTCAAACTTCTTGATCGGTAATACTTTGGTCATAAAGTCTGACCAATTTTCGTCGGTGTGTACCTTTGTGAGATGTATGAGCTTCTCTTCCAGAACTTCTCGGATCCAGTGATGTCGGATATCAATGTGCTTTGAGCGAGAGTGAAACGTTGGATTCTTTGCTAAGTGAATAGCACTTTGGTTGTCACATAGCATGTTGTACTTGTCTTGCTTTACTCTCAACTCAAGCAAGAAGTTCTTCATCCATAGCATCTCCTTGCATGCTTCCGTTGCTGCGATGTACTCCGCTTCCGTTGTGGATAAGGCAACACACTTTTGTAATTTCGATTGCCAGGAAACAGCTCCCCCTGCAAAGGTAGTCACAAATCCTGATGTTGATTTCCTTGAATCTTTATCACCAGCCCAATCTGCATCGGTGTAACCGTTCAGCTCCAATTTTCCATTGCCAAAACATAGACACTTCTTCGTTGTGCCTCGTAGATAGCGTAGGATCCACTTAACTGCTTTCCAATGCTCCTTTCCTGGATTCGCTAGAAAGCGACTCACAACTCCTACTGCATAGGCAATGTCCGGTCTGGTGCACACCATAGCATACATGAGACTGCCCACTGCTGATGCATATGGGGTAGTCTTCATTTCTTCTTTCTCTTTCTCACTTGTTGGACTTTGCTCCGAACATAACTTGAAATGTCCACCAAGTGGAGTGTTCACTGGCTTTGCCTTATTCATGTTGAATCTCTCCAACACCCTTTCAACATATCGTTCTTGGGATAACCACAAAAGCTTCTTTGGTCTATCCCGAGTGATTTTCATTCCAAGAATCTGTCTCGCTTGCCCCAAATCTTTCATTGCAAAGGACTCTCCTAGGTCATTCTTCAATGCGGCTATTTTGTTGCGATCTTGGCCCACAATCAACATATCGTCAACATAGAGTAATAATATGAGAAAGTCGCCGCTTTCGTACCTCTTTATAAAAACGCAATGATCGTTCTTGGTTTTCTTGAAGTTGTGATCCACCATGAAGGAGTCAAACTTCTTATACCATTGTCTTGGGGCTTGCTTGAGACCGTAAAGACTCTTCTTTAATCGGCACACCAAGTCTTCTTTTCCTGGAACCTTGAATCCTTCAGGTTGCTCCATATAGATCTCCTCCTCGAGTTCACCATGTAGAAAGGCCGTCTTGACATCGAGTTGTTCAATCTCCAAGTCTAGAACTGCTGCTAGACCAAGAACCACTCGGATAGAGGACATCTTCACCACTGGAGAGAATATTTCTTCAAAATCTATGCCTTTCTTTTGGTTGAATCCTTTCACAACCAATCGAGCTTTGTATCTTGGATTTGAGCTTCTATCTTCATACTTCAACCTATACACCCACTTGTTCTTCAAGGCTCTCTTTCCTTTTGGTAGCTTCATCAGCTCATAAGTGTGATTATCATGCAAGGATTGCATTTCATCTTGCATAGCTTCAACCCACTTATCTTTATGGGTGTCTCCTATGGCCTCCTCATAGCTTTGAGGCTCCCCCTCATCTGTAAGATTAACGTACTCATCTCGATAATATCTTACAGATGGTCTTGTCTCTCTTCCAGACCTTCTTGGCTCATGTTCTTCCTCTGGCTCCACTTGAACTTCTTCTTCACCTTCATCACCATTCGGATCCATGATTGGATCCCCTTCGCCATCATCTCCAATCACTTGTTCATGATCTTGAGGCTTATGAGAATCTTCATTCCTTACAACCCTTAGCTTTGGTTTCTTTGATTTGTTGATGTCTTCGATTGTTTGATCTTCGAAGAAAACAACATCTCTGCTCCGGATAACTTTTCTGTTAACCGGATCCCAAAGCCGATAGCCGAATTCGTCTTTTGGTGATCCAAGATAAATGCACTCTTTAGTCTTAGAGTCTAGCTTGGCTCGTTCATCCTTAGGTATATGGACAAACGTTCTGCAACCGAACACCTTCAAATGGTTGTAAGAGACCTTCTTACCCGACCAAACTTCCTCCGGGACATCGCCTTCCAAAGGAACTGATGGTGTAAGATTTATGACGTCCACTGCAGTCTTTATGGCTTCTCCCCAAAATGGTTTGGGTAGTTTAGCGTGAGAGAGCATGCACCGAACTCTTTCTGTGATCGTTCGATTCATTCTTTCAGCTAGCCCGTTCAGTTGTGGCGTCTTTGGTGGTGTCTTCTCCATCCTGATTCCATGAGCTTTGCAAAACGCTTCAAAGGGACCTCGGTACTCTCCACCATTGTCAGATCGAACACACTTGAGTTTTTGACCCGTACTTCGCTCTGCTTGGGCTACAAACTCCTTGAAAGCATCAAGAACTTGATCTTTTGACTTCAAAAGGTATACCCATACCTTCCTTGAATGGTCATCAATAAAGGTGACGAAATATGATGCCCCTCCATTGGATTTCTCGGACATGGAGCATACGTCAGTATGCACAAGATCAAGAATATGCTTTCTTCTCATAGGCGTAGATGATCTTCGGAAAGCGACCCTATGTTGTTTTCCGGCTAAGCAATCATGACATGGTGAGAGAGAAATACCTTTCATATCAGGAAGAAGTTTCTTGCTAGAAAGTATACTTAAACCTTTCTCACTCATATGCCCGAGTCTTCGGTGCCATATATCGATGTCATCACTTGCAACGTTTACTTCTTCCTTGCAAAGCTTGGCTTGAGTCACGTATAATGAGCCTTCTTTTCTTCCTCGAGCCATGATCAAACTTCCTTTGGTTAACTTCCATTTGCCACCACCAAAATGACTGTCCAAGCCGACATCATCGAGCTTTCCGGTTGATATGAGATTGAGTCGCATGTCGGGAACATGTCTCACATCCTTGAGAACTATCTTACATCCAGTGTTTGATGTAAGAATAACATCCCCCTTTCCAATCTACTTCAATCCACTGTCAGACAAGCCTGGCTCACTTCCCCCTCACGTTGCGGGAGCGGTCAATGGTGCGGCTCTTTGTGGAACCCTTGCTGGTCAGCTCTTCTTCGGATGGCTCGGTGACAAGCTTGGAAGAAAAACAGTGTATGGTATCACTTTGATCATGATGACTTTGTGCTCCATCGGTTCGGGTCTCTCCTTCGGTAACAAAGCCACGGGTGTCATGACCACCCTCTGCTTCTTCAGGTGAAGTTACAATTATATATGTATGCTTACTAATAGTATCTTTGATATGCTTCTTTTATGACTAGTCAAATTCAAACCTGATATATATTGATATGCATCTTTTTCTGATTAGTCAATTTAAACCTGATATATATATACACACGCACACTAACATAGTTGCCCCAAAAAAAATACACACTAACATTAATGTTTAGGTTTTGGCTGGGATTTGGTATTGGAGGTGACTACCCTCTTTCTGCGACTATTATGTCTGAATACGCCAACAAGAAGACTCGTGGTGCTTTCATCGGTGCGGTATTTGCTATGCAAGGTGTTGGTATATTAGCTGGAGGTTTTGTGGCACTTGTAGTATCTTCTATATTCGACATGAAGTTTCCAGCACCAACCTATGAAGTTGATAGGGTTCTCTCAACGCCTCCTCAGGCTGATTACGTTTGGCGAATCATCGTCATGTTTGGTGCTCTACCCGCAGTCTTGACTTACTACTGGCGCATGAAAATGCCAGAGACCGCTCGGTACACTGCCTTGGTCGCAAAAAACATCAAACAAGCCACACAAGATATGTCCAAGGTCTTACAAATACAACTTGAGGTGGAGGAAAGAGCGGCGGATATCATGAAAGACCCCAGACTTAGCTATGGCTTGTTCTCCAAGGAATTCGCCAAACGACATGGTCTTCCACTACTCGGATGTACAACCACATGGTTCTTGCTTGACATTGCCTTTTACAGCCAAAACCTGTTCCAAAAGGATATCTTCTCGGGTATCGGATGGATCCCAAAGGCATCCACTATGAACGCCATCCATGAGGTTTTCAAGATTGCTAGGGCTCAAACTCTCATCGCGCTCTGTAGTACTGTCCCTGGTTACTGGTTTACGGTTGCGTTTATTGAGATCATGGGAAGAGTCGCGATCCAGCTGATGGGATTCTTCATGATGACTGTCTTTATGTTTGCCATTGCCTTCCCTTATGATCACTGGACCAAACCGGAGAATCGTTTAGGGTTCGTGGTTATGTACTCTCTCACTTTCTTCTTTGCCAATTTTGGACCAAACGCAACCACTTTCATTATACCGGCTGAGATATTCCCAGCTAGGCTAAGATCCACGTGCCATGGGATATCGGCCGCAACAGGTAAGGCTGGAGCCATCGTGGGAGCTTTTGGGTTCCTATACGCAGCTCAGCCACAGGACAAGACCAAGACGGACGCAGGATATCCACCGGGAATTGGAATCAAGAACTCACTGATCACGCTTGGTGTCATCAACTTCGTCGGTATGCTCTTCACCTTCCTTGTCCCTGAGCCCAAAGGAAAATCCCTCGAAGAACTATCCGGTGAGAATGAGGTTGGGAAATGATCATGGAGAAATTGTTGTTTTTGTATTTTTCAATTTTATTATGTGGAGTGTGGAGTTTGTTTTGTTTTTCTTCTGTTTTCACCGATCTTGACGTTATGATGTTTATAAGAAGAATAATATTTCTAATCTTCCGAACGTTAGCGAACTTGATTGGATTCTGTTGGGAAGAAGATGAAGTTGATGTATTTTTTTGAGAGAAATATCTATGTGTTAAAAGTATTATTGTGATGTAAACCATATGTTAGAATCCTAGCTAATAGGTAGCCTAGTGGTTGAATTATGTGTAGATTCAAGTTTCAGTCTTGGGTTTGATTCTCTTTGCATTTAAATTTTTCTTTTTTAATAAATTAACTAAACAATGTATAAGTTCAAAAAAGTAGACAAATCTTAAACAGGTTACCAACAATTAAATAAACATCAATTATGATTTATGAGATAATTGACCACATTTTTAACGTTTATGCTTTAATTTTAAATATTAAAACATAAACTCATACAATATCAAACATATATCAGTATATGAACTCAAATAAAATAAACAAATTAAAATATTTATTTTTCTAGGGGTGGGCAAATAAATCGAATCCGAAAGCTTTAACCGAACTCACCCGATAAAAATGAATCCAGACCGAACTGAATCCGGCATGAATACCGAATGTGCCTTGTTTTAGTGTATTTTGAGTTATCGGTTTTACCCAAACCAAACCCACAATAGATATCCGAAGAAATCCGAAAAGTTGAAAATTTCAAAAGACAAAATACTCTAAAATATTATTACTACTTAAAGTAAATATCTATTAAATGTATAATTAACTCAAATACTTAGCTTTATATACATTTTAGTATTTAGTCAAAGATTAAAGTTTTATGTTTTGACAATTGCATTTGAGGTTCAATTATGAATAGATTTGTTTCCGAAGTTTAAACAATATGCTTTATTTTGAAGTTTAAAAATAATACTAACTTTAATAGACTTGTTTAGTTGCTAATTTAACTTGTTTATGCTTTTCTCCTCTTAACTACTACTTCTGAATCATTCAACCGAACTTTTGTTAACTTGACAAATTTGTAACTAAAGTGTGTACTTTTGAATCATAAACAAGTATTAACCGAAACTCGATGTAAAACCAAACCTGAAATTAAAACGGGTCCAGCCGAATTTACAATGTGCTACTATATCCAAAACGAACCTGAAAAGCCTGAACCGAATCCGATTCATACTTTAAAAATATCCGATTGGGGTCAAAATATTTTACCCCAAAAAACCGAAGCCTGGTTGAATCCTTATCAAATCCGAATGTCCATGCTTTATCTCGCCTATCTTCTATTGGCTATTAACTTTTTCATAAATTATCTTAAAATCTAATAACATATATATATATATATATATAGTTAATTTTTTCTCTTCTTCTGACAAGTAGCAGAAGCTTTTGCGACACGTGTCATCCATGTATTTTTTTTACCTTTAGGTTCTTTTTCTTTTAAATTATGCAATTTGGCCAAGTACTTTCTAATCGGAAAATATCTAATCATTTTCGTACTAACTATTATCGTATGAAGTTTGATAATCTGTTTCACTGTTCACTAAAATGCAAGACGAATAAAGAAATAAATAAAATAATTATATTTTACATATTTAATTTATTCACAACTAAAAATTAACATAAATTTTTGTTATTTTTTTTTATTTTTTAATCATTTTCTATTATTTAATTTATAAATTATATATTTATTTAACTATTAAAAATATAAAACGACCAAACTAATAAAAATAAATTATAGTGCAATACATAATCTAAACATAAAACTTCTACAGCCAGAGAAAAAAAGAAAAATATCATAGTAACACTAACTCAATAAAGGTTTGGAGCTGAAAAAAGATCAACAAAGAAGACTAACCTATATCATTTTACCATAAAATGTTTTGGCTAAAACAAGCAGATGTCAAAAAAAGATAAAAAGATAAAATATGAGACAAAGCTATCTCCGGAACACAAAGGATAGCGATCAAGCATCAGCGCAAAAAAAAAAAAAAGCGGATCAGAAAAAGAATAATCATCGGAAGAACAAAGTCACCACGAAACAAAAATACGCATGTCTAAAGCACCGGAAGCACAACTACCAATTAAGAGATAAGAATCACTTCACAAACTAAGCAAGCACATACAAGGCGTTCATGCCAGCGAAGAATCACAAAACTCTAAATAAAGGAAGCCAAAGCTCAAAAAGACTAACTTCGCACACCTACACCAAGGGATGCATGAGAAGAAGATAAACAACCTGAGAGGGGGAGAATGGAAGCCAACCACCGAGAAAACAAAGCTTAAGCTTGAGACCATAAACAACCTTCCAAGCGCACAAAGCATACACAGGGAAAAACACTATCCAAACCTGGAGTAGAAAATATGGCGAAAGGGAGAGCCACCAGAGACGTGATCAACGATGAAAGGTACATCGAGATGAGAGAACAAAGAGATAAAAGGAGACAATATGAAATCAACAAACCGTGGAGCCATCCTCGAGCTATGAAAAAAAGCATAGAAGTCAGATCACCAAAAACCAAATCTTGAAAACCAAGACGAGCAGAGACTATTGACGACAAACCAGCGACGAGGAAAACAACATCAATGACAACTAAACTCTGACCCAACCCAACGATAGTTTTTAGCTTTAGCCAAAACCTAAGGAAAAAGAGGACTAATATTGACCGAAATAACATACAACGCCGTAAGAAACAACCGCACAACATGGAACTAATATGTCTGATCTATAACAAATAGCAGATAATCTCACAGAAAAAGAAAGTGAAGAAAAACAAAAGCACAGAGGTGAATCTTTTCCCAGTGATGGTGAGAAGCACTGCACACCGCAGAGGTAAACGAAATACATAGATGGTGATGGCTCAAGGTCAAACGATGGGAGATAGTGCAGAAAACATCTAAAAAGAGTAATGTGAAAAAATGTGAAAAATTAAAATACAATTTTGACGCCGTTAATCTTAGAATCAACAAATGACTAAAGACAAACTTATTGAAATTCAATATGTTTTACATCAGAAACTCACTTCACCACTAACAAATAGTATTATACATACAACAATACATTATTAAAAAGAAAAACACATAATATATTAACATATTACCTACTACTACATAACATAATAAAACATCAAATAGTGCTCTTCACAAATAAATACTGACCACATAATTATATCATAAGAAAATCATATTTAAGAATAATAAAACAATATTCCGCGCAAACACCCCCTAGCTATCCATAAATAATATTATATTTTCTAAAAATGATAGCTAATAATGGCAGTTATATTTGCACGACTGTTACTTTACAAAGTCCAATACCTATTTGTCTAGAGTTAGTGAGTTACCGTGCATGTGAGAAATATATTCATTAGAGAAACTCTTCTCTGTCACTTCAGTTTTTACCTCATCTCATTTTCTTTGTTAAGTAACACGGTCACATACGCACATTCCAGAGTTGGAAACCGAGCTATGATACAAAATCTATAAGCTCTGGTCCCACTGAATTGATCTGCATATGATTTGATTTCAGTGATATTGATACGCTCAACTCTTCTCTCATTGATTTATAAAACAGCTAAGAAATGGATTCATCGGTTTGTACCAAACATAAAACAGTATTTAGTTTCAAAGCTTAAAGTTTGTGTTTCTGGGATAAAAAAAAGAGCCAAAGAAGCTAAGAATGCAAGATAGAGAAAAGAGTCTATACCCTTCGGAGTGACCATTTAATTTATTCATCATCCTTGTACGGATACTCCTCAGCGACTTGCTTCAGTAGCTTCACCTGCAACTCATAAGAATCATCCCCTAGAAGAGCATCACGCGCTCACGTCACTTCTGTCTTCATTGACACCTTATCATTGTTTAGACAAATAAAAATTACAAAAAAAAAACAGTCAGCCCAAACACGCAGATTATGTAACTAAAAAATTGGAAGAAAAAATGAGACTAACCATTTCCAAAGCGCCTCTAATGACTCCACTTAAGACGTTGCAGTAGTAAAGACCTTGGCAAGTATCGGGAAGCTCCACTAGAGTGGATTGCCTTCCAAGATTATACTGCAGCAAGTCCCATCCGCATCCAGCTTGACACTGATGCAGTGACCCCCAAGAACATCTTGAAACCCACCTATGTAATAAACGCCTGTTAAACTCAAGTCACCTACTGATCAATAATATAAGGAACAGGTGGAGTCTATGAAGAAGGTTCCTTATCAAAGCGCAGTAGGAAGCATTATGTACGCAATGATAGGTACTAGACCTGATTTAGCGTATCCAATTGGGTTGGTAAGATGGTTTATGAGCAGATAAGTTCAAGAGCATTGGAGTGTTGTCAAGTGGGTGTTTAGATACATTCAAGGTTCATTGGATACATGTCTGTTACAAGAAACAAGGAGAGTTCGTGTTGAAGGGATACTGTGATTCAAGACTATGCAGTGGATGTGGATCGTAGGAGGTTGATAATAATGGAATTGTGTTCACTGCAGGAGGTAACAAGATAAGTTGGAGATCTCAGTTACAAAAGGCTGTGGCTTTCTCAACCACATAGGCCGAATATATATTCACTTTCAGAAGCAATCAGAGAAGGTCTATGGCTGAAAGGATTGGCAGAGGAGTTGGATTTTGGTCAGAAGACAATAGAGATTTATTGTGACTCCCAAATGCCATTGCACTCTCTAAGAATGCAGTGTTCCACGAAACAACAAAGCATGTGGCCGTAAAAGATCATTTTGATGAAGGAGATGATAATTTGATTTGGAAGAAGAAAGGCATGTGAAGAAGATGAATTTTTATTTTTAAAACAAAAATATATATTTAAAATTGAATTTTTGTTGGGTTTAATTGATTAAAAAATATTTGGCTAAAAGTAAACCGATTAAATCAAGTAAACCAATTAAAATCATTGGTCTATGGGTAATTAAGTTCCAAACTATCAATTGGA
It encodes:
- the LOC106314459 gene encoding probable inorganic phosphate transporter 1-3, whose protein sequence is MPEKQLGVLKALDVAKTQLYHFTAILIAGMGFFTDAYDLFCVSLVTKLLGRIYYFNPLSDKPGSLPPHVAGAVNGAALCGTLAGQLFFGWLGDKLGRKTVYGITLIMMTLCSIGSGLSFGNKATGVMTTLCFFRFWLGFGIGGDYPLSATIMSEYANKKTRGAFIGAVFAMQGVGILAGGFVALVVSSIFDMKFPAPTYEVDRVLSTPPQADYVWRIIVMFGALPAVLTYYWRMKMPETARYTALVAKNIKQATQDMSKVLQIQLEVEERAADIMKDPRLSYGLFSKEFAKRHGLPLLGCTTTWFLLDIAFYSQNLFQKDIFSGIGWIPKASTMNAIHEVFKIARAQTLIALCSTVPGYWFTVAFIEIMGRVAIQLMGFFMMTVFMFAIAFPYDHWTKPENRLGFVVMYSLTFFFANFGPNATTFIIPAEIFPARLRSTCHGISAATGKAGAIVGAFGFLYAAQPQDKTKTDAGYPPGIGIKNSLITLGVINFVGMLFTFLVPEPKGKSLEELSGENEVGK